From the genome of Streptomyces sp. V2I9:
CAGGCGCGAGGTCTCGGAGGTGAACCGCTCGGCGTCGGCGGCGACCTTGGCGCGCAGGGTCCGCGCCGTCCCCAGGGTGTGGACGGTGACGGCGACGCAGACGCTCAGCAGCACGGCGGCTGCGCCCGCGCCCCAGGCCAGCGGGGTCCGTGCCGCGTCGGGGGCCGCGGCCACACCCCACAGGGTCAGCGTGCCGGTTGCGGCTGCCGATATCAGCAGGGCGAGTGCGGTGGGCCGGAGTGAGGGGCGCAATCGGAGTCCTCGGTGGCGGACGGTGCTGGACGGTAGGCGGTGGTGCCGGGCGGTGCGGGGAGTGACCGAAGCCGATGGGGCGTTTTCCGGACACTTCGTTACGGGTGTGGGCGATCCTGCACAACTGGAACTGAAAGTTCCTGCGCAAGTCTTGGTCACTATAGGAGACTTGACGGTCTGTTTGGGAAGATCTTGTGGGCTTTTTTGTGCGGATTGCGGCGATTGGCCCGGCCGCATCCCAAGAGTTCACCTGACCCGACGGCATGCTGAGGGCATGGCCGAACAGCATCGACCGCTCACCGGACGGCCGGCGTCCCCGCCCCCGGCCCCACCGGCCTTCGTCGCGGCGCTCCGCTCCGCCGTACGCGGCGCGAGCGACTTCGGGGCCGGAGCACGGGCGTTGACGACGATGGACGCCTCCAACTACCGCCGCGTGCCGCTCGGGGTGTGCGCCCCGTGCGACGCGGACGACGTCGCGGCGGCGCTGGCGGTCTGCCGGGAGCACGGGGTGCCGGTCGTCCCGCGCGGCGGCGGCACGTCCATCGCCGGGCAGGCCACCGGCACCGGACTCGTCCTCGACCTCACCCGCCACCTGCGCACGATCCTCCGCCTGGACCCCGCCGCCCGCACCGCCGTCGTCCAGCCCGGCGTGGTCCTGGACGACCTGCGCGCCGCCGCGGCGCCCCACGGACTGACCTTCGGCCCCGACCCCTCCACCCACAGCCGCTGCACCCTCGGCGGCATGATCGGCAACAACTCCTGCGGTGCGCACTCGGTGGCCTGGGGCACGACCGCCGACAACGTGACGAAGCTGACGGTGGCCCGGTACGGAGGAGAGGTGCTGCGCCTGGAACAGGGGGGCGGAGGCGGCCCCGAAGGCGTACGCGAACTGATCGCCTCCCACCTCGCCCTCCTGCGCACCGGTTACCCCGACCTCCCGCGCCGCATCTCCGGGTACGCGCTCGACGCCCTGCTCCCCGAACACCCCGGCGGCCCCGACCCGGTCCGGGCGTTCTGCGGCAGCGAGGGCACGCTCGGCGTCGTCACCGAGGCCACCGTGCGGCTGGTCGAGGCTCCGCGCGCCCGCGCCCTGGCCGTGCTCGGCTACGCCGACGAGTCCGCCGCCGCCGATGCCGCGCCCGGCCTCCTCCCGTACGGCCCGCTCACCGTCGAGGGCATGGCCGCCGACCTCGTCACCGGGGCGGCCGGGCTGCCGCGCGGGGCCGCCTGGCTGTTCGTCGAGACCGGCGGCGCCACCCCGGCCGAGGCGGAGGCGGCCGCCGGACGCGTCCTGCGGGCCGCCGACGCGGTGGACGGGCTCGTCGTCACCGACCCGGCGGGCCGACGGGCCCTGTGGCGCATCCGCGAGGACGCCGCCGGGACCGCGACCCGGATGCCCGACGGCAGCGAGGCATGGCCGGGCTGGGAGGACTGTGCGGTCCCGCCCGCCCGGCTCGGCGCGTACCTCCGCGCCTTCCGGGTCCTCCTCGCCGACCACGGCCTGCGCGGCACCCCCTACGGCCACTTCGGCGACGGCTGCGTCCACGTCCGCATCGACTTCGACCTGATCACCGAGGCCGGGGTGGCGCGCTTCCGCCGGTTCTCCGAGGAGGCGGCCGGTCTCGTCGTCGCGCACGGCGGCTCCCTCAGCGGCGAGCACGGCGACGGGCAGGCGCGCGCGGAGCTGCTGCCCCGGATGTACGGGGACGGACTCGTCGCCCTCTTCGGCCGGTACAAGGACCTGTGGGACCCGGACGGCGGCATGAACCCGCGGATGCTGGTCCGCCCGGCCCGACTCGACGACGACCTCCGCTTCGCCGTCCTGCCGAAGCGCCCGGTGGACGTGGAGTTCGGCTACCCGCAGGACGGCGGCGACTTCACGGGCGCGGTCCGCCGCTGCGTCGGCGTCGCCAAGTGCCGGACGACGGAGGCGAGCGGCGCGGACGTCATGTGCCCGTCCTTCCGCGCGACGGGCGAGGAGGCCCACTCCACGCGCGGCCGGGCCCGCCTCCTGCACGAGATGCTGGCGGGCGAAGTCATCACGGACGGCTGGCGCAGCACGGAGGTCCGGGACGCGCTCGACCTCTGCCTCTCCTGCAAGGGCTGCCGGGGCGACTGCCCGGTGGGCGTCGACATGGCCACGTACAAGGCGGAGTTCCTCCACCACCACTACCGGGGCCGCCTGCGCCCCGCCGCCCACTACGCGATGGGCCGCCTGCCGCGGTGGCTGCGCCTGGCGCGCCCCTTCGCCCGGCCGCTCAACGCCCTCGCCCGGCTGCGCCCGCTCGCCGCGCTCGTGAAGCGGCTGGCGGGCATCGCGCCGGAGCGCACCATCCCGGTGCTGGCGACCGAGACGTACAGCCGGTGGCTGCGCGCACGGCAGGGCGGGGTGACGCACGTCCTCCCCGCGAACCGGGTGGTGCACCTCTGGGCCGACACCTTCACCGAGCACCTGTCGCCGCAGGTGGGCCGGGCGGCGGTCCGGGTGCTGGAGGAGGCGACGGGACGTACGGTGCCGCCGCCCGTCCCCGGCCTGTGCTGCGGCCTCACGTACGTGTCGACCGGGCAGCTCGACGCGGCCCGCCGGGTGATGCGCGACACCCTGGACCGGCTCGGCCTCTTCCCCGGCGAACCGCTCGTGGTCCTGGAACCGAGCTGCGCCGCCACCCTCCGCACCGATCTGCCCGAACTCCTCCCCGACGACCCGCGCGCGGCCGGACTCGCCTCCTCGGTACGGACGTTCGCCCAGTATTTGGAGGAGTACGCCCCCGACTGGACGCCGCCCCGCCTGGACCGCCCGGTCGCCGGGCAGACGCACTGCCACCAGCACGCGGTCCTCGGCGACGCGGCGGAACGGCGGTTGCGCGAACGGCTGGGCCTGACCGGCGAGCTCAGCGGCGGCTGCTGCGGCCTCGCCGGGAACTTCGGCTTCGAGAGGGGCCACTGGGAGGTCTCCGTCGCCTGCGCGGAGGAGCGGCTCCTCCCCGCCGTACGGGAGGCGGAACACGGGACGGAACTCCTCGCGGACGGCTTCTCCTGCCGTACGCAGCTCGACCAGCTGGCGGGGCGGCGGGCCCGGCACCTGGCGGAGGTCATCGCGGAGGCGCTGGGAGCGGGGAACGACGGGTCCGGCGGGGCGGGCCCGGACTGAGCGGGGCGGGCTCCGACCGAGCGGGGCGGGCGGTCCGCGCCGGGCGGCGGGTGTGATGTTCGGCTCGTCGGCGACCGCGCGGACGGTGCGCGGACGCCGGAGGCCCACGGGGCGGCGGGAGGCGCGTCCTCGCTCCGTGCCGGGCGAGCGTCACGGGAGCGTGAACGCTGTTTCACGGAACGCGCGGGCGTCCTTACGGTGGAGGAGGCCCACGGACCGGACAGTGCGGCTTCTCGTACCGTCCGGTCCATTACAGTGGACCGGGCCGGTGTGTCGGAGCCCCGGTCCCCGCCACCGGGACCGACCGGCTTCCGCTCCACCCCGTTCTCCCCCGCTCCCTTTGGAAGGCCCCCGTGAACGACCAGCGCAGCGCCGCCGCCGATCCGGCCGCCGCCGAATCGGCCGCCGCAGCCGTCGCCGTACCCGAAGCGGTGACGGCTCTCGAAGGCCTCGCGGCGGACACGGCCGTCCCCGGCGGGGCGGGCGGCGCGGACGCGCCCGCCGGGGGGGCGTGGGCCGCGCGGCGGACGGCGCTGGCGCCGATCGCGCTGGTCGTCGCCGGCGGCCTCTCCGTCCAGTTCGGCTCGGCCGTCGCGGCGCTGCTGATGCCGACGGCGGGCGCGCTGGGCGTCGTCACCCTGCGCCTGGCGGCCGCCGCACTGATCCTGCTGGTGATCTGCCGCCCGACGGTGCGCGGCCACTCGCGTGCCGACTGGGGCACGGTGCTCGCCTTCGGCGTTGCGATGGGCGGCATGAACACCCTCTTCTACCTGGCGCTGGACCGCATCCCGCTCGGGATCGCCGTCACCCTGGAGGTGCTCGGCCCGCTCGTCCTCTCGGTGGTCGCCTCCCGCCGCCTGGTCAACGTCGTCTGGGCGGGGCTCGCGCTCGTCGGCGTCGTCCTGCTGGGCGGCGGGGGGTTCGACCGCCTCGACCCGGTCGGCGCCGCGTACGCGCTGGGGGCCGGGGCGATGTGGGCGGCGTACATCGTGTTCAGCGCCCGCACCGGCCGCCGCTTCCCGCAGGCGGACGGGCTGGCGCTGGCGATGGTGGTCGCGGCGGTCCTCTCGCTGCCGCTCGGCGTCATCCAGTCCGGGGCGAAGCTCGCGGTCCCGTCCACCGTGGCGCTCGGCGCGGCGGTGGCGGTCCTCAGCTCGGTCCTCCCGTACACCCTGGAGCTGATGGCCCTGCGTCGGCTGCCCGCGCCCACGTTCGCCGTGATGATGAGCCTGGAGCCGGCCATCGCCGCGGCCGCGGGCTTCCTGATCCTGGACCAGGCCCTCTCCACGACGGACGCCCTCGCCATCGCCCTCGTCATCGGGGCCAGCATCGGCGCGGTACGCAGCCGGTCGGGCCGCACGCGACGCGAGGCGTGAGGGGGCCCGGCCGGGTGCGGCGGCTTGCGAAAGCCGCCGCAGGCTCGGCGAGGTGGACGTACCCGGGGGGCACACGTCACCTGGAGCTGCCGCACCTCGGCATCCCGCGCACGGTGCCGGATCCGGGGGAGGCCGCGGGGGCGTCGGCGTAGGGCGGGCAGGGCCTGCGGCAGCCGGCGGAAAGAGCGCGGGCCACGCGGGAATTCGCCGCCTCCACCACCTGCCTGGCCGCCGGGAATCCCCGATCGCGGTGGATCAGGTGGTCCAGTTCGGTGACGAACGGCGGGGAGATCGCCAGCCGCTCGGCGTCCAGGATCTTCGCCGCAGCCGCGTGCTCGGACCGTGCGGCGCCGAACGCGGGGCAGGGTGGTGACGGAGAGGCCCGGAGCCCGGGTCCCCGGCACTCGCGGCACCCCTCGCCGCCGTGCGGCGCAGGGTCCTCACCACTCGCACGGCGGCCCCAACTCTGTGATCGAGTCCGCCAGTTCGGCGGGTCGCTCCGGCCACCCCGTCCGGTGCCGGTGTGCGATGCGCCAGGACAGCCGCCGGGGCCACAGCGGGGTGGCCGGCAACTCCTCCACGGGCACCCGGACCGGGACGCCGCCGTAGGTGTCCAGCGTCTCCGGCGGGCCGACCTCGCCCGTGGCGGCCACGAGGAAGTAGTGCTCGTGCCGGCCGTCCTTCCAGACCCGCGCGATCTCGGGCCCCACGGTTCCGGCGAGCCCGGTCTCCTCGTCCGGCTCGCGCAGCACCGCCCTCTCCGGCATCTCGCCCTTCTCGGCCCCGCCGCCCGGAATCTCGTGGTGCGACGCGCCGTCCTCCTCGGTGAAGCGGATCAGCAGGACGGCCCCGCCCCGGATGACGACCGCCCCGGCCCGCACCCGTACCGGCGGTACCGCCGAAGGGTCGACCAGGGCCACCGGGCCCCGCGGGGCCGCCCCCGCCGACCAGGCGCGCAGGACCGCCTCCGCCGTTCCGGCCGGGCGGATGCGGGCGTGCAGGGCCTCCGCCAGAGACAGGGCGACCCGTGGTGCGGCGCCGGGGCGGTCGCCGGCGTCGGGACGGCCGTCGGGGAAGGCGTGGTACGCGCCTTCGGCATCGTGGCGGAGCTCCAGGACCAGCTTGTCCGCGTCGAAGAGGACGGCCGCCGAGGCCGGCGGGCGGGTTTCGGCAGTCATCGACGGAGGCCAACGCGGACCGCCACCCCACCGCCGCCGGAATGCCCTCGTCCGTACGGCGGCGGAGCCTACAGTCGCCGGACCGAGTCCCGCACCGCACCGGTCCGCCAGGAGGCCCGTCATGGAACCGACCGCACCGACCGCACCGACCGGCAGCCATCCGCAGCCCGGTGAACGCCGCGACCTGCTGGCCATGGTCGCCGACCAGCGCACCAACTTCCTCTACGCCGTCGCCGGACTCACCGACGAACAGGCCCGTACCCGGTCGACGGTCAGCGAGCTGACGCTCGGCGGCCTCGTCAAGCACCTCGCGTCGGTGCAGCGGACCTGGCTCTCCGTGGTCGACGGGACCGCCGCCCCCGAGGTGGGCTGGGCCGACCTCGACCCCGACGGCAACCGGATGACCGACGGCGAGACGCTCGCCGCCCACCTCGACGCCTTCCACGCGGCGGCGGAGGCGTTCGACCGCGCGGTCCGCGAGGAACCCGACCTCGACCGTGAGGTCACGCTGCCCCGATACCCCTGGTCACCGCCGCAGCCCGGCGTCTGGACCGTACGGCACGTGCTGCTGCACGTGTTCCGCGAGATCGCCCACCACAGCGGACACGCGGACATCGTGCGCGAGGCGCTCGACGGCGCCAGCACCACCGAACAGATGGCGAAGGCGGCCATGGACGGCGGCTGACGGGCGGGTGGCTGACGGGTGAGCGGGTGAGGGGCACCCGTCAGCGCACCCCTGAGCGAAAATCATGCAAGCACGCTTGATTGTTTCCTGGCGCGCTGCCATGCTCCTGGACACCACACCCGGTCCCGAGGGGAGCGCACGTGTCCGCTGTCGTAGCCGTGATCGACGATCTGCGCGAGGAGAGCGACGAACTCGACGCCCTGGTCGGGGCGTTGGACGGGCCGGCCTGGCTCGGCCCGACGCCGGCCGAGCGGTGGACCGTCGCCCACCAGATCGCCCACCTCAGCTGGACCGACGAGGTCGCGCTGCTGGCGGCCACCGAGCCGGACCGGTTCGCCGACGAGGTGACCAAGGCCCTCGCCGCCCCCGAGGCGTTCGTCGACGAGGCCGCCGACGCCCTGGTCGCCGCCCATGCCCCGGACGCTCTGCTCGCCCGCTGGCGGGAAGGGCGGCACCGGCTGGAGAAGGTCCTGCGGGACGCCCCGGACGGCACCCGGATTCCCTGGTACGGGCCGCCGATGAGCGTCGCCTCCATGGCCACCGCACGGCTCATGGAGACCTGGGCGCACGGCCAGGACGTCGCTGACGCCCTCGGTGCGACCCGGACCCCCACCGTCCGGCTGCGGCACGTGGCGCGGATCGGCGTACGGGCCCGGAACTACGCCTACGCGGTCCGCGGGATCACCGCGCCCGAGGAGGAGTTCCGCGTCGAACTCCACGTACCCGGAGGGGAGATGATTGCGTACGGGCCGCCGGACGCCGCGCAGCGGATCACCGGCCCGCTCCTCGACTTCTGCCTTCTGGTCACCCAGCGCGCCCACCGCTCCGACCTCGCGGTCACCGCCGAGGGGCGCGACGCCGACCAGTGGCTCGGCATCGCCCAGGCGTTCGCCGGGCCGCCCGGACCCGGCCGGCTGCCCCGTGCGGAGCGGGGTGACCACGCGTGAGCGCCCCCGTGCGCCGTCCCGGAGCCGCGCCCCTCCGCATCGGCAACGCCTCCGGCTTCTACGGGGACCGCTTCGACGCCCTGCGCGAGATGCTCACCGGCGGCCCCCTCGACGTCCTCACCGGCGACTACCTCGCCGAGCTGACCATGCTCATCCTCGGCCGCAGCCGCCTCAAGGACCCGCAGAAGGGGTACGCCTCCACCTTCCTGCGCCAGTTGGAGGAAGGGCTCGGCCTGGCCCATGAGCGCGGGGTGAGGATCGTCGCCAACGCGGGCGGCCTCAATCCGGCCGGACTCGCGGACGCCGTCAGGGAGTTGGCGGCCAAAGTCGGCGTGCCGGTCCGCGTCGCCCATGTCGAGGGCGACAGCCTGCCCGTCCCGGACGGGTTCCTCACCGCCAACGCCTACCTCGGCGGCTCCGGGATCGCCGCCTGCCTGCGGGCCGGGGCCGATGTCGTCGTCACCGGGCGGGTCACCGACGCGGCCCTGGTCACCGGGCCCGCCGCCGCCCACTTCGGCTGGGGGCCGGGCGACCTGGACGCGCTCGCGGGGG
Proteins encoded in this window:
- a CDS encoding NUDIX domain-containing protein; this encodes MTAETRPPASAAVLFDADKLVLELRHDAEGAYHAFPDGRPDAGDRPGAAPRVALSLAEALHARIRPAGTAEAVLRAWSAGAAPRGPVALVDPSAVPPVRVRAGAVVIRGGAVLLIRFTEEDGASHHEIPGGGAEKGEMPERAVLREPDEETGLAGTVGPEIARVWKDGRHEHYFLVAATGEVGPPETLDTYGGVPVRVPVEELPATPLWPRRLSWRIAHRHRTGWPERPAELADSITELGPPCEW
- a CDS encoding FAD-binding and (Fe-S)-binding domain-containing protein, producing MAEQHRPLTGRPASPPPAPPAFVAALRSAVRGASDFGAGARALTTMDASNYRRVPLGVCAPCDADDVAAALAVCREHGVPVVPRGGGTSIAGQATGTGLVLDLTRHLRTILRLDPAARTAVVQPGVVLDDLRAAAAPHGLTFGPDPSTHSRCTLGGMIGNNSCGAHSVAWGTTADNVTKLTVARYGGEVLRLEQGGGGGPEGVRELIASHLALLRTGYPDLPRRISGYALDALLPEHPGGPDPVRAFCGSEGTLGVVTEATVRLVEAPRARALAVLGYADESAAADAAPGLLPYGPLTVEGMAADLVTGAAGLPRGAAWLFVETGGATPAEAEAAAGRVLRAADAVDGLVVTDPAGRRALWRIREDAAGTATRMPDGSEAWPGWEDCAVPPARLGAYLRAFRVLLADHGLRGTPYGHFGDGCVHVRIDFDLITEAGVARFRRFSEEAAGLVVAHGGSLSGEHGDGQARAELLPRMYGDGLVALFGRYKDLWDPDGGMNPRMLVRPARLDDDLRFAVLPKRPVDVEFGYPQDGGDFTGAVRRCVGVAKCRTTEASGADVMCPSFRATGEEAHSTRGRARLLHEMLAGEVITDGWRSTEVRDALDLCLSCKGCRGDCPVGVDMATYKAEFLHHHYRGRLRPAAHYAMGRLPRWLRLARPFARPLNALARLRPLAALVKRLAGIAPERTIPVLATETYSRWLRARQGGVTHVLPANRVVHLWADTFTEHLSPQVGRAAVRVLEEATGRTVPPPVPGLCCGLTYVSTGQLDAARRVMRDTLDRLGLFPGEPLVVLEPSCAATLRTDLPELLPDDPRAAGLASSVRTFAQYLEEYAPDWTPPRLDRPVAGQTHCHQHAVLGDAAERRLRERLGLTGELSGGCCGLAGNFGFERGHWEVSVACAEERLLPAVREAEHGTELLADGFSCRTQLDQLAGRRARHLAEVIAEALGAGNDGSGGAGPD
- a CDS encoding DMT family transporter, producing MNDQRSAAADPAAAESAAAAVAVPEAVTALEGLAADTAVPGGAGGADAPAGGAWAARRTALAPIALVVAGGLSVQFGSAVAALLMPTAGALGVVTLRLAAAALILLVICRPTVRGHSRADWGTVLAFGVAMGGMNTLFYLALDRIPLGIAVTLEVLGPLVLSVVASRRLVNVVWAGLALVGVVLLGGGGFDRLDPVGAAYALGAGAMWAAYIVFSARTGRRFPQADGLALAMVVAAVLSLPLGVIQSGAKLAVPSTVALGAAVAVLSSVLPYTLELMALRRLPAPTFAVMMSLEPAIAAAAGFLILDQALSTTDALAIALVIGASIGAVRSRSGRTRREA
- a CDS encoding DinB family protein, producing the protein MEPTAPTAPTGSHPQPGERRDLLAMVADQRTNFLYAVAGLTDEQARTRSTVSELTLGGLVKHLASVQRTWLSVVDGTAAPEVGWADLDPDGNRMTDGETLAAHLDAFHAAAEAFDRAVREEPDLDREVTLPRYPWSPPQPGVWTVRHVLLHVFREIAHHSGHADIVREALDGASTTEQMAKAAMDGG
- a CDS encoding TIGR03084 family metal-binding protein — its product is MSAVVAVIDDLREESDELDALVGALDGPAWLGPTPAERWTVAHQIAHLSWTDEVALLAATEPDRFADEVTKALAAPEAFVDEAADALVAAHAPDALLARWREGRHRLEKVLRDAPDGTRIPWYGPPMSVASMATARLMETWAHGQDVADALGATRTPTVRLRHVARIGVRARNYAYAVRGITAPEEEFRVELHVPGGEMIAYGPPDAAQRITGPLLDFCLLVTQRAHRSDLAVTAEGRDADQWLGIAQAFAGPPGPGRLPRAERGDHA